The proteins below come from a single Mycolicibacterium sp. TY81 genomic window:
- a CDS encoding alpha/beta hydrolase, translated as MPTPQLDHDAAVRVASFGDIAPMRTRGLPAVRAGIESAPLPDMPTMASTQNLTAPGPAGPLAVRLYRPSTDERLPVLVYFHGGGLVMGSNHSFEPLARELAHATGVAVAAVEYRLAPESPPPAQFDDAYAATEWIAANASELDIDAGRLGVVGDSAGGSLAAAVALAARDHAGPQITLQVLLYPGLDRDMGAPSITAMPDAPMLRHDDIVYMHELVDRSGDWPHSHYQVPAYATDLSGLPQAIVVTGECDPIRDWGERYANRLREAGVQTTLTRYPGMYHGFLMRSDATARGRLAMAEVGALVRAKFAHPGATGRSTNGSLMQSASAPTSTVDTLTTEGEHHADR; from the coding sequence ATGCCTACACCACAACTCGATCACGATGCCGCCGTCCGGGTCGCATCTTTCGGAGACATCGCACCGATGCGGACCCGCGGCCTGCCGGCCGTCCGCGCCGGTATCGAATCCGCGCCGCTCCCTGACATGCCGACCATGGCCAGCACACAGAACCTCACGGCCCCGGGGCCTGCCGGCCCGCTGGCGGTCCGCCTGTACCGGCCCAGCACGGATGAACGCCTCCCAGTCCTGGTCTACTTCCACGGCGGCGGGCTCGTCATGGGCTCCAACCACTCGTTCGAACCGTTGGCGAGAGAACTGGCCCACGCCACCGGAGTCGCCGTCGCAGCCGTCGAGTACCGCCTGGCACCGGAGTCACCACCACCCGCGCAGTTCGACGACGCCTACGCAGCGACGGAATGGATCGCCGCCAATGCGTCCGAACTCGACATCGACGCCGGACGGCTGGGGGTGGTCGGCGACAGTGCCGGTGGATCACTGGCTGCCGCAGTGGCTTTGGCGGCGCGTGACCACGCCGGGCCGCAGATAACCCTGCAGGTCCTGCTCTACCCCGGCCTGGATCGCGACATGGGCGCACCATCGATCACCGCGATGCCCGACGCACCGATGCTGCGCCACGACGACATCGTCTACATGCACGAACTGGTCGACCGTAGTGGCGATTGGCCGCATTCGCACTATCAGGTGCCGGCCTACGCAACCGATCTGAGCGGCCTGCCCCAGGCGATCGTGGTCACCGGCGAGTGCGACCCCATCCGGGACTGGGGTGAGCGCTACGCCAATCGGTTACGGGAGGCGGGAGTACAGACCACTCTCACGCGTTATCCCGGGATGTACCACGGGTTCTTGATGCGATCAGACGCGACCGCCCGCGGCCGGCTGGCCATGGCCGAAGTCGGTGCGCTGGTGCGCGCAAAGTTCGCCCATCCCGGTGCCACCGGCCGATCCACCAACGGATCCCTCATGCAAAGCGCTTCTGCCCCAACGTCGACAGTCGACACACTCACCACCGAAGGAGAACACCATGCTGACCGATGA
- a CDS encoding SDR family NAD(P)-dependent oxidoreductase, with protein sequence MDRFTDRRVIVTGAGSGIGAATTARLLDEGATVVAYDIAADGLATTADAAENAGTAKRLTTATLDISDENAVIAAVDGAVAELGGLDVLVNVAAIQTCSHTHETTLADWNRTLAVNLTGTFLMTRQALPALLESGRGVVVNFTSTAATFAHPYMAAYAASKGAVLSFTHSLALEYSKQGLRAVNVQPGGVSTALANTTLEKMPEGYDLGLWAKQTPLLHGRDNPILGDPSAVAAVIAMVASDDGAFITGTEIRVDGGAHA encoded by the coding sequence ATGGATCGTTTCACCGACCGTCGCGTCATCGTGACGGGGGCCGGGTCCGGCATCGGCGCGGCCACCACCGCACGGCTGCTCGATGAGGGCGCCACCGTGGTGGCCTACGACATCGCCGCCGACGGACTGGCGACCACTGCCGACGCTGCGGAAAACGCCGGCACCGCCAAGCGCCTGACCACCGCGACACTCGACATCTCGGACGAGAATGCAGTCATCGCCGCCGTCGACGGTGCGGTGGCTGAGTTGGGTGGCCTCGACGTACTCGTCAACGTCGCGGCGATACAGACCTGTTCGCATACCCACGAGACCACGTTGGCGGACTGGAACCGGACGCTCGCAGTCAATCTCACCGGTACCTTCCTCATGACACGTCAGGCACTCCCGGCCCTGCTGGAGTCGGGCCGTGGCGTGGTGGTGAACTTCACCTCCACCGCGGCGACTTTCGCCCACCCCTACATGGCGGCCTACGCCGCCAGCAAGGGCGCGGTCCTGAGCTTCACCCACTCACTGGCACTGGAGTACTCGAAACAGGGCCTGCGTGCGGTGAACGTCCAGCCAGGCGGTGTCTCTACCGCGTTGGCCAACACCACACTCGAGAAGATGCCCGAAGGCTACGACTTGGGATTGTGGGCCAAGCAGACGCCGCTACTGCACGGCCGGGACAACCCGATCCTCGGCGATCCGAGTGCTGTCGCCGCGGTGATCGCCATGGTGGCCTCCGACGACGGCGCATTCATCACCGGCACCGAAATCCGGGTCGACGGCGGCGCGCACGCGTAG
- a CDS encoding TetR/AcrR family transcriptional regulator, protein MRAEGRTATLTERRAEELRLDIAIAARDIFLAEGSTSATVERICQAVGIAPRTFHRHFPVKEDVVMPLFRQFGRLSVEVLSAAPPDGDVVDILVDAFSTEVPKRGQVEFDRTFMALVVGAPQYRLRWLDWGQELVGPITEFLDTRIGLDDDPMTRELPAQLIIQACRHAYVQWVEHGDFDRLRSVLRTGMGMVVGALPGAEPGN, encoded by the coding sequence ATGCGGGCTGAGGGTAGGACGGCGACGCTGACGGAGCGCCGTGCCGAGGAGCTCCGACTGGATATCGCCATTGCCGCGCGTGACATCTTCCTCGCGGAGGGATCGACGTCGGCGACGGTCGAGCGCATCTGCCAGGCCGTCGGTATCGCGCCGCGGACTTTTCATCGGCATTTTCCGGTCAAAGAAGACGTCGTCATGCCGCTGTTCCGTCAGTTCGGCAGGCTCAGCGTCGAGGTATTGTCGGCCGCTCCGCCAGACGGTGATGTCGTGGACATCCTCGTGGACGCATTCAGTACCGAGGTGCCCAAACGTGGACAGGTGGAGTTCGACCGCACGTTCATGGCACTGGTGGTCGGTGCACCCCAGTATCGGCTGCGTTGGTTGGACTGGGGTCAAGAACTTGTCGGGCCGATCACCGAGTTTCTCGACACCCGGATCGGCCTGGACGATGATCCGATGACGCGGGAGTTACCGGCGCAGTTGATCATTCAGGCGTGCCGGCATGCCTATGTGCAGTGGGTCGAGCACGGTGACTTCGACCGCCTGCGATCGGTGCTGCGGACCGGGATGGGGATGGTTGTCGGGGCCTTGCCGGGCGCCGAACCGGGAAACTGA
- a CDS encoding ferredoxin, with the protein MAAPHDNRLDDMSMVPVDCLRCEAAVLVRKSSWSQTSVQWTGTALGRCEERCTVQQLAAYGDRSLFLACSALSGAIDDAVRAGTLPVVDGSFSD; encoded by the coding sequence ATGGCGGCACCGCACGACAACCGGCTCGACGACATGTCGATGGTGCCGGTGGATTGCCTGCGGTGCGAAGCTGCCGTACTGGTCCGCAAGAGCAGCTGGAGTCAGACCAGCGTGCAGTGGACCGGTACCGCTCTCGGTCGTTGTGAAGAGCGCTGCACCGTACAACAATTGGCGGCGTATGGAGATCGCAGCCTGTTCCTGGCGTGCTCGGCGCTCAGCGGAGCGATCGATGATGCCGTACGCGCGGGGACGCTTCCGGTCGTCGACGGCAGCTTCTCAGACTGA
- a CDS encoding Rieske 2Fe-2S domain-containing protein: MTAESETDDIRLIEAGSVPTRFARGWHCLGLIRDFADGKPHQINAFGQKLVVFSGEDGAISVLDGYCRHMGGDLSQGTVKGNEIACPFHDWRWGGDGRCKLVPYAKRTPRLARTAAWPTLQQDGMLFVWNDPEHNEPPQDVTIPRIEGATSDGWTDWHWYTTVVHTNCREIIDNVVDMAHFFYIHGSLPTHFKNIFEGHVATQYMKSAGRPDLGDPEEGVTILGTTSLAAYHGPSFMIDELTYHYEGFDQHTVLINCHYPIDENSFALQYGIVVEKNPSMPDELAVETAIALGDFVKMGFEQDVEIWRNKTRIDNPLLVEEDGPVYQLRRWYEQFYVDVADVTRDMVDRFEFELDTTRPREAWMKEVEANLAARAAASSPIG, from the coding sequence ATGACAGCCGAATCCGAAACCGACGACATCCGGTTGATCGAAGCTGGCTCGGTGCCGACCAGGTTTGCCAGAGGCTGGCACTGCCTGGGTCTCATCCGTGATTTCGCTGACGGAAAACCGCACCAGATCAACGCTTTCGGGCAGAAGCTGGTGGTGTTCAGCGGCGAGGACGGCGCCATCAGTGTCCTGGACGGATACTGCCGGCACATGGGTGGCGACCTGTCCCAGGGCACGGTCAAGGGAAACGAGATCGCGTGCCCCTTCCACGATTGGCGCTGGGGTGGGGACGGCCGATGCAAGCTGGTTCCGTATGCCAAGCGCACACCGCGGCTGGCCCGCACCGCGGCTTGGCCCACATTGCAGCAAGACGGCATGCTGTTCGTGTGGAATGACCCCGAGCACAATGAGCCACCACAGGATGTGACCATCCCTCGCATCGAAGGCGCCACCAGCGATGGTTGGACCGACTGGCACTGGTACACCACGGTGGTGCACACCAACTGCCGCGAGATCATCGACAACGTGGTCGACATGGCGCACTTCTTCTACATCCATGGCTCGCTGCCCACCCACTTCAAGAACATCTTCGAAGGTCACGTCGCGACCCAATACATGAAAAGCGCGGGACGGCCTGATCTTGGCGATCCCGAGGAGGGCGTGACGATTCTGGGGACGACATCCCTGGCCGCCTACCACGGACCGTCATTCATGATCGATGAGCTGACCTACCACTACGAGGGTTTCGATCAGCACACTGTGTTGATCAACTGCCACTATCCGATCGACGAGAACTCCTTCGCGCTGCAATACGGCATCGTCGTGGAGAAGAACCCGTCCATGCCCGACGAGCTCGCCGTCGAAACAGCCATCGCACTGGGTGATTTCGTCAAGATGGGTTTCGAGCAGGACGTGGAGATCTGGCGTAACAAGACTCGCATCGACAATCCGCTTCTCGTCGAAGAAGACGGGCCGGTGTACCAGTTGCGCCGTTGGTACGAGCAGTTCTATGTCGACGTCGCCGATGTCACGCGGGACATGGTTGACCGGTTCGAATTCGAGCTGGACACGACGCGGCCCCGGGAAGCGTGGATGAAAGAGGTCGAGGCGAATCTTGCTGCCCGGGCCGCGGCGTCCAGTCCTATCGGGTGA
- a CDS encoding 3-ketosteroid-delta-1-dehydrogenase — MTASTHTTIPAGLTIADTEVDLLVVGSGTGLGAALAAREQGLSVLVIEKSSYVGGSTARSGGALWLPASPVIEECGGVDTAQRASTYLDAVVGDSAPQDRSTAYLRNLPATVDMLRRTTPMKLFWAKDYSDYHPEAPGGSAAGRTCECRPLNTSILGEYLADLRPGVMEVSIPMPTTGADYRWLNLMSRMPRKGLPTVVKRLAQGLGGLALGRRYAAGGQALAAGLFAGAIRAGIPIWLDTSLTGLVTDDDGRVTAATVIHADSVFTITARHGVVLAAGGFDHDMDMRWKFQSESLGRNLSLGARSNTGDAIRIGQEVGAGIASMDQSWWFPAVAPLPGAAPAVMLAERSLPGSFIVDQTGRRFANESADYMSFGQRILELEAAATPVESMWIVFDQQYRNSYVFAAELFPRMPIPRRWYDAGIAFRADNLTDLATQINVPAGTFRATVDRFNENAFAGEDPDFGRGRSAYDRYYGDPTITPNPNLRPLLSGPFYAVKMVLSDLGTCGGLLADGHARVLREDGTVIDGLYAIGNTAANAFGRTYPGAGATIAQGLVFGHIAAQHAAQNRLAAQAR; from the coding sequence GTGACCGCCTCGACGCACACCACGATCCCCGCTGGTCTGACCATCGCTGATACCGAAGTCGACCTTCTCGTCGTCGGGTCCGGCACCGGCCTGGGCGCCGCACTGGCCGCACGTGAACAGGGCTTGTCGGTACTCGTGATCGAAAAGTCCTCCTACGTAGGTGGTTCAACGGCCCGTTCCGGCGGCGCCCTGTGGCTGCCCGCGAGCCCCGTCATCGAAGAGTGCGGCGGCGTCGATACCGCACAGCGGGCGAGCACCTATCTCGATGCGGTCGTTGGTGATTCAGCTCCGCAGGACCGTTCGACCGCTTATCTGCGCAACCTGCCGGCGACGGTCGACATGCTGCGCCGGACCACTCCGATGAAGCTGTTCTGGGCGAAGGACTACTCCGACTACCACCCCGAGGCACCCGGCGGTTCAGCCGCCGGCCGCACCTGCGAATGCCGCCCGTTGAACACCTCGATTCTCGGTGAGTACCTGGCTGACCTGCGTCCCGGAGTAATGGAGGTCAGCATTCCAATGCCGACGACGGGCGCCGACTACCGCTGGTTGAACCTGATGAGCCGGATGCCGCGCAAGGGGTTACCCACGGTCGTCAAGCGCCTCGCGCAGGGACTCGGCGGACTCGCACTGGGTCGCCGCTACGCCGCCGGCGGGCAGGCCTTGGCCGCCGGCCTGTTCGCCGGCGCGATTCGCGCCGGCATTCCCATCTGGCTGGACACCTCGCTGACCGGCCTCGTCACCGATGACGATGGTCGGGTGACCGCCGCGACCGTCATCCATGCGGATTCCGTATTCACGATCACCGCCCGGCACGGCGTGGTGCTCGCCGCGGGCGGATTCGACCACGACATGGACATGCGGTGGAAGTTCCAGTCCGAATCCCTCGGACGCAATCTCAGCTTGGGAGCACGATCCAACACAGGCGACGCCATCCGGATAGGCCAGGAGGTCGGCGCCGGTATCGCCTCAATGGATCAATCGTGGTGGTTCCCCGCAGTGGCACCGCTGCCCGGCGCGGCCCCTGCGGTCATGCTGGCCGAACGCTCGCTGCCCGGATCATTCATCGTCGATCAGACGGGCCGCCGTTTCGCCAATGAATCGGCGGACTACATGAGCTTCGGTCAGCGGATACTGGAACTTGAAGCTGCCGCCACCCCGGTTGAGTCGATGTGGATCGTTTTCGATCAGCAGTACCGCAACAGCTACGTATTCGCGGCGGAGCTGTTTCCCCGGATGCCGATACCCCGGCGCTGGTATGACGCCGGAATCGCTTTTCGGGCAGACAATCTCACCGATCTCGCCACACAGATCAACGTTCCGGCGGGTACCTTCCGTGCGACAGTGGACCGGTTCAACGAGAACGCGTTCGCGGGTGAGGACCCGGATTTCGGGCGCGGCCGGAGCGCCTACGACCGCTACTACGGCGATCCGACGATCACGCCGAACCCCAATCTGCGTCCGCTGCTGAGTGGTCCGTTCTATGCCGTGAAAATGGTGCTCAGCGATCTCGGTACCTGTGGTGGTCTGCTCGCCGACGGTCATGCGCGCGTACTGCGGGAGGACGGCACGGTCATCGACGGTCTGTACGCGATCGGGAACACCGCCGCCAACGCCTTCGGCCGCACGTATCCGGGTGCCGGCGCCACCATCGCACAAGGTCTGGTTTTCGGCCACATTGCCGCTCAGCACGCTGCGCAGAACAGACTGGCCGCACAGGCTCGGTGA
- a CDS encoding helix-turn-helix transcriptional regulator, with product MGEPETSDIPSLPAINWALLGMLSYERELSGYDIRKWIHWSMRFFFGSPAYSQIYAELKKLEKLGLLSSRVEGKGARYRRLYKITDKGLDAVSRWAKEAPIELPTLKHPAILRVMLGHLSAPAALKKLLHEHVAQIDQLQREAAREAKWSGADPTWGYAKLALTWADRYYTSERELALNLIKDLDEAEATLPNTSKGGAIAWPDLSFWYEVERRAAAEDAAD from the coding sequence GTGGGAGAACCCGAGACGTCAGACATACCTTCGCTGCCCGCGATCAACTGGGCCTTGCTGGGGATGCTGTCGTACGAGCGCGAGCTGTCGGGCTATGACATCCGCAAGTGGATCCACTGGAGCATGCGCTTCTTTTTCGGAAGTCCCGCCTACAGCCAGATTTACGCAGAGCTGAAGAAGCTGGAAAAGCTCGGGCTGCTGAGTTCGCGCGTGGAGGGAAAGGGCGCTCGTTACCGGCGACTCTACAAAATTACCGACAAGGGATTGGATGCGGTTTCTCGGTGGGCCAAGGAAGCACCGATAGAGCTGCCTACGCTGAAGCATCCAGCGATTCTGCGGGTGATGTTGGGCCATTTGAGCGCTCCGGCCGCGCTCAAGAAACTCTTGCACGAACACGTTGCTCAAATCGACCAGTTGCAGCGTGAAGCCGCCAGGGAAGCCAAGTGGTCCGGCGCTGATCCCACGTGGGGTTACGCCAAACTGGCCTTGACCTGGGCCGACCGGTATTATACGTCTGAACGGGAGCTTGCCCTGAACCTCATCAAGGATTTGGACGAGGCGGAGGCAACCCTGCCGAACACGAGCAAGGGCGGCGCCATCGCCTGGCCCGATCTCTCCTTCTGGTACGAGGTCGAACGTAGGGCGGCTGCCGAAGACGCCGCCGACTGA
- a CDS encoding PaaI family thioesterase, which yields MRETNAPQVPEALYASLTDSVRRLVDFTIRSECDAATIESVRAKIDAATDELGRALMPGSFGVQQEVSGSSIAWGNAVIGLRNALAPPLDVHHDDDGTAWAETTLGAAYEGPSGQVHGGICALLLDHVLGATAHKPGQPAVTGTLTIRYEKGTALGPVRIAAHIDRIEGVKTFAVGHIATSDGVTVRAEGVFIHPRRSTT from the coding sequence ATGAGGGAGACGAACGCACCTCAGGTCCCCGAAGCGCTCTACGCGTCCCTCACAGACTCGGTCCGTCGACTCGTCGACTTCACGATTCGCAGCGAATGTGACGCCGCGACCATCGAATCAGTCCGCGCCAAAATCGACGCTGCCACAGACGAACTCGGCCGTGCGCTGATGCCGGGCTCATTCGGTGTCCAACAGGAGGTCAGCGGGTCGTCCATCGCTTGGGGCAACGCGGTCATCGGATTGCGTAACGCGCTCGCTCCCCCGCTCGACGTTCATCACGACGATGACGGAACGGCTTGGGCCGAAACCACATTGGGTGCGGCGTACGAAGGACCCAGTGGCCAGGTTCATGGGGGTATCTGCGCTTTGCTGCTCGACCATGTCTTGGGTGCGACAGCACACAAACCCGGCCAACCCGCAGTCACGGGAACGCTGACGATCCGCTACGAGAAGGGCACCGCGCTGGGACCTGTCCGGATCGCAGCCCATATCGACCGCATCGAGGGTGTGAAAACCTTTGCCGTGGGCCATATCGCTACGTCTGACGGCGTGACGGTGCGTGCAGAAGGGGTTTTCATCCATCCCCGTAGGTCCACCACGTGA
- a CDS encoding Imm51 family immunity protein, protein MNPFFLDDEDPASVALLLSTGDLTVDAAVEEHGHTPNGDFWTGVAEYLISSHRPDLSDAFEFDPEAGTFAAYGDRDQLLALADLMRPAVTDSDAIAALITTATAAGYEFDD, encoded by the coding sequence GTGAACCCATTCTTCCTCGACGACGAAGACCCTGCATCCGTCGCGCTGCTGCTGAGCACGGGCGATCTGACCGTCGACGCGGCCGTGGAAGAGCACGGCCATACACCCAACGGCGACTTCTGGACTGGAGTGGCCGAATACCTGATCAGCAGCCACCGCCCAGATCTGTCAGATGCGTTCGAATTCGACCCAGAGGCAGGAACATTCGCCGCCTACGGTGACCGTGACCAGCTGCTGGCACTGGCCGACCTGATGCGTCCCGCGGTGACCGACTCCGATGCCATCGCCGCGCTCATCACCACCGCCACGGCAGCAGGGTACGAATTCGATGACTAG
- a CDS encoding TetR/AcrR family transcriptional regulator, with protein MARPNKQEERRREIMDAAIALIERHDLATLKLADVAEELGLTTNAVRYYFKDMTQLLSELALRSDVRFYDARLELQRSSADAREQLVMTMAAGLPTGPEDAEWRAIWRAVLSAGFELDQRSDVQGIYHRQVGLYADLLSGGQESGVFRLLHPARDIAMTLMSMEDYFGYRIAARDPDLSRPTALRLMRQYAELVVGVPLPEID; from the coding sequence ATGGCCCGGCCCAACAAGCAGGAGGAGCGGCGTCGCGAGATCATGGACGCCGCGATCGCACTGATCGAGCGACACGACTTGGCCACCCTCAAGCTGGCCGACGTCGCCGAGGAACTGGGGCTCACCACCAACGCGGTGCGGTACTACTTCAAGGACATGACGCAGTTGCTCTCCGAGCTGGCGCTGCGTTCCGACGTGCGGTTCTACGATGCGCGGCTTGAGTTGCAGCGGTCATCGGCCGACGCCCGCGAGCAGCTGGTGATGACGATGGCTGCCGGCCTGCCCACCGGGCCCGAGGACGCCGAGTGGCGTGCGATCTGGCGGGCCGTGCTGTCGGCCGGCTTCGAGCTTGACCAGCGCAGCGACGTGCAGGGCATTTATCACCGGCAGGTCGGCCTGTACGCCGATCTGCTGTCGGGCGGCCAGGAGAGCGGCGTGTTCCGGTTGCTGCACCCGGCGCGCGATATCGCCATGACCTTGATGTCGATGGAGGACTACTTCGGCTACCGGATCGCCGCACGCGATCCGGACCTGAGCCGGCCGACGGCGCTGCGGCTGATGCGCCAGTATGCGGAGCTTGTGGTCGGAGTGCCGCTTCCTGAGATCGACTGA
- a CDS encoding P1 family peptidase has protein sequence MRARDLGVVIGEHPTGPANAITDVEGVRVGHTTLQDGGVNTGVTVVVPHDGIWTEPVFAGSHRLNGSGELTGLEWIRESGELTSAIGLTNTHSVGVVRDELVAAQVRARGAGLYWSLPVVGETYDGLLNDINGFHVRPEHARQALEAASTAPPAEGNVGGGTGMICHGFKGGIGTASRRTETAVGQYTVGVLVQANHGRRERLRINGVPVGELIGPSQVPLPDLPKQYAPGSGSIIVIIATDAPLLPHQCTRLAQRSALAVGRLGGTGEQYSGDLMLAFSTGNRGIPPYAWDEDASTAHPEVALRMVAPQLMTRLFDLTIEATEEAIVNAMVAATTLTGHNGFTAHAIDHDLLRHALDPNTPAPEEIS, from the coding sequence ATGCGTGCCAGAGATCTCGGCGTGGTCATCGGGGAGCACCCCACTGGCCCGGCCAACGCCATCACCGACGTCGAGGGCGTGCGGGTCGGGCACACCACGCTGCAGGACGGCGGCGTCAACACCGGCGTCACGGTCGTCGTTCCGCATGACGGCATCTGGACCGAGCCGGTGTTCGCCGGTTCACACCGCCTCAACGGCAGCGGCGAACTCACCGGGCTGGAGTGGATCCGCGAATCCGGCGAGCTCACGAGCGCGATCGGACTGACCAACACCCACAGCGTCGGCGTCGTGCGCGACGAACTGGTGGCCGCCCAGGTCCGCGCCCGCGGCGCCGGCCTCTACTGGTCACTGCCAGTCGTGGGCGAAACATACGATGGACTCCTCAACGACATCAACGGCTTTCACGTCCGTCCCGAGCACGCCCGCCAAGCGCTCGAGGCGGCGTCCACGGCACCGCCCGCCGAGGGCAACGTGGGCGGCGGCACCGGGATGATCTGTCACGGCTTCAAAGGTGGCATCGGTACCGCATCGCGCCGCACCGAGACAGCCGTCGGGCAGTACACCGTCGGCGTACTCGTCCAGGCCAATCACGGCCGGCGGGAACGACTCCGGATCAACGGCGTGCCGGTCGGCGAACTCATCGGACCCAGCCAGGTGCCGCTGCCGGACCTGCCCAAGCAGTACGCCCCGGGATCGGGCTCGATCATCGTCATCATCGCCACCGATGCCCCGCTACTCCCCCATCAGTGCACCCGACTGGCGCAGCGCTCGGCGCTGGCGGTGGGCCGTCTCGGCGGCACCGGCGAGCAGTACAGCGGTGACCTGATGCTCGCATTCTCGACAGGTAACCGCGGCATCCCACCATATGCATGGGATGAGGACGCCTCCACCGCACACCCGGAAGTGGCCCTGCGGATGGTCGCACCGCAACTGATGACCCGGCTGTTCGACCTCACCATCGAGGCGACTGAGGAGGCGATCGTCAACGCGATGGTCGCCGCCACCACCCTGACCGGACACAACGGTTTCACTGCCCACGCCATCGACCACGATCTGCTGCGCCACGCGTTGGACCCCAATACCCCTGCACCCGAGGAGATTTCATGA
- a CDS encoding APC family permease has product MTTASAETQGRRLSGRLGPVGIVFMVVAAAAPLTVIGGNMPLAMGLGNGAGAPVGFVIAALVLLVFSVGFVTMTPHVPEAGAFFSYVTVGLGERMGKGIAVVALIAYTAIQIGIYGYIGWAISDTVAHYHGPVIPWPVYSFIVPAIVAVLGYRHIELSAKVLGVALALEIGIVVVLDAVMVAKPGPAGVTFTSFAPATFTQGTIGIAILFALTGFIGFEATAVFRDEARDPEQTIPRATYAAVIIIGAFYAITVWAFVVAVGPDQVATVARKTLAGEGNMLLDTTGDMLGIVGRDIVNVLLLSSLFACVLSFHNVIARYQFVLASKGLLPARLATVHDDHESPSFSSLVQTATAAMIVAVLAILGIDPLVGVFGSMAGVATVGMVLLMLTTSVAVLVFFLRNRELGMDGLWTTRIAPALAVLGLLGSLWLVLSNFTLVTGGSATLSTVLAAIPFLGLVVGFAAWRPSRALSTN; this is encoded by the coding sequence ATGACCACTGCATCGGCCGAGACGCAGGGGCGGCGGCTTTCCGGGCGCCTGGGCCCCGTCGGCATCGTCTTCATGGTGGTCGCGGCTGCCGCCCCGCTGACCGTGATCGGCGGCAACATGCCGTTGGCTATGGGCCTGGGCAACGGCGCCGGCGCCCCGGTGGGATTCGTGATCGCCGCCCTGGTGCTACTGGTCTTCAGCGTCGGCTTCGTGACCATGACGCCACACGTTCCCGAGGCCGGGGCGTTCTTCTCCTATGTGACCGTCGGCCTGGGCGAGCGCATGGGCAAGGGCATCGCGGTCGTCGCACTGATCGCCTACACCGCCATCCAGATCGGCATCTACGGCTACATCGGATGGGCGATCTCCGACACCGTCGCCCACTACCACGGCCCGGTAATCCCTTGGCCCGTCTACTCATTCATCGTGCCGGCAATCGTCGCAGTGCTCGGCTACCGGCACATCGAGCTGAGCGCCAAGGTCCTGGGCGTGGCGTTGGCCCTTGAGATCGGCATCGTCGTCGTGCTGGACGCGGTGATGGTCGCCAAACCCGGCCCGGCCGGTGTCACCTTCACCTCCTTCGCACCCGCCACCTTCACTCAGGGCACCATTGGCATCGCCATTCTGTTCGCCCTCACCGGGTTCATCGGGTTCGAGGCCACCGCCGTGTTCCGCGATGAAGCCCGTGATCCCGAGCAGACCATCCCGCGCGCCACCTACGCCGCGGTGATCATTATCGGCGCGTTCTACGCCATCACGGTGTGGGCGTTCGTGGTGGCCGTCGGTCCGGATCAGGTCGCGACTGTGGCGCGGAAAACCCTTGCCGGCGAGGGCAATATGCTGCTGGACACCACTGGCGACATGCTGGGCATCGTGGGCCGCGACATCGTCAACGTCCTCCTGCTGAGCAGCCTTTTCGCCTGCGTGCTGTCCTTCCACAACGTGATCGCGCGCTATCAGTTCGTGTTGGCCAGCAAGGGCCTGCTGCCCGCTCGGCTGGCCACGGTGCACGACGACCACGAATCACCGTCGTTCTCTTCGCTGGTGCAAACCGCCACCGCCGCAATGATTGTCGCCGTACTGGCGATCCTCGGCATCGATCCGCTGGTCGGGGTGTTCGGCTCGATGGCCGGGGTCGCAACGGTCGGCATGGTCCTACTGATGCTGACCACTTCGGTGGCAGTGCTGGTGTTCTTCCTGCGTAACCGAGAGCTGGGGATGGACGGGTTGTGGACGACGCGCATCGCTCCGGCGTTGGCCGTGCTCGGTCTGCTGGGCAGCCTGTGGCTGGTGCTGTCGAACTTCACGCTCGTCACCGGTGGCAGCGCGACGCTCAGCACGGTTCTGGCCGCGATCCCGTTCCTCGGGCTCGTCGTCGGATTTGCGGCCTGGCGTCCGTCGCGGGCGCTGTCGACCAACTAG